The Cytobacillus sp. NJ13 sequence CAGCTTGATCTCAGTCACTCCTGTATTAAATGCACCATTTGTGATTAATTCCGGTACATTGAGCGAAGAAGACCAAAAACAGCTGCTTGAAATCATGACATCGGATGAAGTGGCAAATAATGAAAAAATCTTTGTTCCGGAGGACTCCGAATTTTCAGGTTTATTCAGCAAAAAGTCCGGCAATGAGCGTTTGGTGGAAGTAGAAGATAAGTGGTTCAACCCAATCCGTGAGTTAGCAAAATAAGGGGAATCACATATCAGCAGGGCCAGCCATTTTTGGAAGATTTACTGCCCGATTAAGCAGCATAAAACATTTGGATAGGAGGGGTTAACTCATGACAGCATTATTGGAAGTTAATCACCTTACAAAGCAATTTGGCAAAGGTTCGAAAGCATTAACAGATGTAAGCTTTTCAGTTCAGGAAGGGGAGTTCGTTTCCATTATCGGTCCATCAGGAGCAGGGAAATCAACTCTCCTCCGCTGCATCAACCGAATGATTGACGCTACAGGGGGTGACATCCGCTTCCAGGATCTACATGTAATGGACTTGAAGAAAAAAGAATTAAAGCAGGTCCGAACCAAAATTGGCATGATCTTTCAGCACTATAATTTAGTGAATCGATTATCGGTAATTGAAAACACTCTGCACGGAAAATTGGGAACCAAATCAACACTGGCAGGCGTTTTGGGAATTTACAGCAAAGAGGAAAAGCAGCAGGCAATCCAGATTTTGAATGTGCTTGGCCTGAACGAAATGATTTATAAGCGTGCAGACCAATTAAGCGGGGGGCAAAAACAGAGGGTAGGGATTGCCCGCGCGCTTATCCAAAATCCGCGGATGCTTTTGTGCGACGAGCCCATTGCGTCCCTTGATCCTAATTCGGCAAAAGTGATCATGGACTATTTAAAGAAGGTTTCAACAACGATGGGCATTACCGTTGTTGTCAATCTTCATCAAGTAGATGTAGCCATCAAGTATTCGGACAGAATCATCGGCATTAACAAGGGACAGGCAGTATATAACGGAACGGCTAAAGGAATGACTTCTGAAGACATTCAGCGAATATATGGATCGGAAGCTGAAGATTTAATCTTTGACATAGGAGGCATCCATGCAGGCTGATATCTTTGCTAAGAAAAAACGAAACACACTTGCTTTCCTCTTACTCCTTGGAGCCGTGACGATCCTTGCCATGATTATTACTGAGTACAATGCTTTAAAGGGCTTTGCTTCAATCCCGAAAGCCATTCAATGGGGAATGGCGAACTTTTATCCAACCGCAGAATCCTTAGAAAAGCTGCCAGTTATTCTTGAAAAGCTGCAGGAAACACTCCTGGTTTCGATTGCTGCTACGTCAGCAGCTGCTGTATTCGCCCTTTTATTTTCGATTTTCGGATCAAATACAACAAGGGTAAATGCCTTTTTTGGAGCTATTACCAGAGGAATTGCCACTGTCTTTAGAAATATCGATGTTGCCGCATGGGCGCTGATTTTGCTGTTTTCATTTGGACAAAGCGCGTTAACTGGTTATTTTGCTTTGTTTTTTGGGTCATTTGGATTCTTAACCAGAGCTTTTACAGAAACAATTGATGAAGTGAGCGGGGGTTCTGTGGAGGCGTTAAAAGCGACAGGCGCAGGATACTTTTCCATCATCTTTCAATCGGTGATTCCATCAAGCATACCGCAAATGATCAGCTGGATTTTGTTCATGATCGAAACGAATATCCGCAGTGCCACATTAATAGGATTGCTGACCGGTTCAGGAATAGGCTTTACGTTCAACCTATACTATAAAAGCCTGGCCTATGACACAGCAAGTTTGGTCGTTGTTGTCATCATAGCTGCTATTCTAATGATTGAATATGCATCCAATTATGTAAGGAAGGTGATTTTGTAATGGAGGTGAAGGAACAGCTCCGGAATGTTACAGTCCCAGCCGATCATTCGATTGGCCAAAGAATGCCGGCTAAGCCATTTAATAAAGCAGTTATTGTGACGAGATTAACTCTCTTTACCCTGGCTGTGCTGACAATCTATGCATTTTACAGCTTTGATTATAAGGAACTGGACTTTATGGATGCGCTTCTCGGCACATTCGCCAATTTAAAAACCATATTCCTTGAACCGCACTTGAAGCATTTCTCCTTTGGCCATGCCCTTTATCAAGTGATGGTTACACTCGGCCTAGCTTTTCTGACTACCTTGTTTGGCGCCATCATCGCAGTTCTTTTTGGATTGCTGGCGGCTGAGAATCTTTCTTCGAAAAAAGTTTCAATAGTCATTAAAAGCATGGTCGCCTTTATAAGAGCTGTGCCGACCGTCTTGTGGGTCCTGATCTTTGCGGTTGCAGCCGGCCTTGGAAGTACAGCTGCAGTTATTGGAATGACCTTTCACTCGATCGGCTATTTAATCAAAGCCTATTCTGAGTCCTTTGAAGAATTGGATAGGGGAGTGATTGAAGCGCTGCAGGCGAGCGGAGCCAATTGGTGGCAAATTGTCTTCCAAGCTGTGATTCCATCCTCCATCACCTATATGATTTCCTGGACATTTCTCCGCTTTGAGATTAACTTTGCAGTAGCCGTTGCCATGGGAGCAGCAGCAGGAGCCGGCGGAATTGGATTTGACATGTTCATGGCAAGCAGCTTTTATCTGGATATGAGGGAAATCGGGGCAATTACTTATTTTATCCTGGCCGTTGCGATCATCCTTGAAGTCTTTGCTGCCAGGATTAAGAGAAAGCTGAAAACAGCATAGTGAATAAGCCATTGTTTGACCAGGCCCTGATGTGCCTGGTCTTTTATATGTTGCTTTACATTATGACTCTCGCTGGTTAAAAATTTATGTTCTGTGAATCTTTGAAAAAGAATAGATGAATCCGGTGAAAATTAAAAATATGAAATTTTCAGAATTTACTATTGAAATTACAAGATTATCAATCTATAATGAATTTAATTATTTTCATCAGTGGAGAAAATAATAGGCAAAATAAACTTAATGATGAAAAATACATATAATATTTTGCATAATTACTAACATGATGAAAATAATTGTCGTTTTTAAAATCTTTCATATTTAACATCTGAGAAAAGCAAAAAAGACAAAATTGGTTGAGGGGGAAAGAAATTTGAGAAGGGTAAACGTGTGGAAAATGCTGTTTGTTGCTTTAGTATCTGCGATCTTACTGGCTGGCTGTTCCAGCGAAGAAAGCGGCGGAACTTCTGAAAAGGAGAATTCAGGGAAATCAGCCAGCGGCAAGGATCAGGAATTAGTTATTGCAGTAAACGAAAACTTCATATCCATGGACCCGCATAATACGGGCGATACGAATTCAAATTCCGTCCAGACTGCCATGTTAGAGGGATTGCTGGGATCGGATGAAGAAGGGCAAATCATTCCGCAGCTGGCTGAGGAATACAGTGTGAGTGATGATGCACTGGAATATTCATTTAAGCTTCGTCAGGGTGTTACCTTCCATGATGGAGAGTCTTTCAATGCAGAGGCGGTTAAAACCAGCTTTGAAAGGATTATGAATGATGAAAGCCTCCGATTGAATAGCAGGGGATTTAATCTTATTACCAGCATTGATGTGATTGATGATTATCAAGTAAAAGTCACATTAAAAGAACCATATGCAGGTATGCTGACAAGATTTGTTTCCGCTAAAATCTTAAGTCCGAAGTTAATCAATGATTCTTCCGGTGATATTGGCAAAACACCAGTTGGCACCGGTCCATTCAAGTTTGTGGAATGGGTTCAGGGGGACCATTTAACAGTTGAAAGATTTGATGATTATTGGAATAAGGCTGATCGTGTGAAAAAGATTACGTACAAGCCTGTTCCGGAAAATGGCTCTCGTGTAGCTATGCTTAAAACAGGCGAAGCACATGTGATCTATCCGGCGCCAGTACAAAACTTAAAGGAATTGGAGAGCAATTCAGACGTTGAAATTCATAAAATTCCTTCCACGATTGCCCGATATGTATCCATCAATACGATGAAAGAACCGTATGATGACGTCCGCATTCGCCAGGCAATTAACTATGCTGTGAATAAAGAGGCTTTTATAAGTGTTGTAAATTCCGGCTACGGTTTGCCGCTGGACTCGATTATTCCAAGCAAAACCCAGTTCTACTCCAAACAGGAAACCTATGATCACAACATTGAGAAAGCAAAAGAATTAATGAAAGAGGCTGGATTTGAAGATGGCTTCAATGCTGAAATTTGGGGGAACACCAATTCAGACACATTGAAGGGAATGCAGTTTATTCAGCAGCAGTTAAAAGAAATTGGCATTACGGTTGAGATTAAATCAATGGAAGAAGGCACGCTGTCAGATGAGATTTATGGAGCTCAGACACCGGAAGAGGCAAAGGTGCAAATGTGGTATGTCAGCTGGTCTGCGTATCCTTCCGACACTACCAATGCAACGAAGCCATTGTTCAGCAGCAGCTCATTCCCGCCGGATGGAGCGAATACTGCATACTACAAAAATGATGATGTAGATAAGTGGATTACAGAGGTAAATCAAACAGCAGATCCTGACAAGCAGGCAGAAATCTACAGCAATATTCAATCAACTATCTACAAAGATGCACCTTGGATTTTCCTTGGGGTAGATGAGATCTTAGCAGGTTCAAGATCTAATGTCGAGGGTGTCTTCATTTCTCCAACAGGCGGAATTAACGTGACAGACGCGAATCTTAAGTAAAATCCAGGCAATCAGAAGAGGCAAAGGTTTACTAGACCACATGCCTCTTCCTTTCTAAGAAAGGGGTTTTCATTTTGCTTCAATATATTTTAAAGAGAATCCTGGAAATGATCCCAATCCTATTTATTGTTTCCATATTAATCTTTTTTTTCACTCATTTAATTCCTGGAGATCCTGCCAGATTAGTTGCCGGAAAGGATGCAACTCTTGAAGAGGTCAATATAATCAGGGCGGAGCTGGGACTCGATAAACCGATTTGGGATCAATACATTACATACATGAGCAATTTATTTCAGGGAGATTTGGGGACTTCCTTAAAGACAGGTCTTCCGGTTTCAGAGATGTTTGCAGACCGCTTTATGCCCTCCATCTATTTAACGTTTATGAGTATGGGCTGGGCATTGGTGCTTGGCTTGTTAATTGGCACACTGTCAGCGGTATTCAAAAATAAATGGCCGGATTATCTTGGGATGGTCACTGCCGTTTCAGGAATTTCCATGCCGGGATTTTGGCTTGGCTTGATTCTTATCCAGATTTTTTCTGTCAAGCTGGGGTGGTTTCCGACAGGGGGGGCTGAGAGCTGGAAAAGCTATATATTGCCTTCCCTCACTTTAGGGGCAGGCATCATGTCCATGCTTGCCAGGTTTACCAGGTCATCTTTGCTTGAGACGTTAAGAGCAGATTTTATCCGGACCGGAAGAGCAAAAGGCCTCAAGGAATCTGTAGTCATTCCAAAGCATGCATTGAGAAACTCTTTAATTCCCGTCGTAACCATTGCCGGGCTGCAGTTTGGCTTCCTGCTGGGCGGATCGGTTGTCGTGGAGACTGTATTTAGCTTTCCGGGAATGGGGAGATTGCTGATTGATTCCATTGCCTTCAGAGACTATCCAGTCATTCAGGCCGAGCTATTGCTTTTTTCCATTGAATTTATTCTTGTTAATTTAATCGTAGACATCATGTACAGTATGCTGAATCCGAAAATACGCTACGTTTCCTAGAGGAGGGGAATCATGGAAATCATAAAAGAAGTAAATGCCTATACCCCAGTGATTCCAAAGAAAAAATACTCACCTGTTAAAGAATTCTTTAAGAACTGGAAAAAGCAAAAAACGGCATTTTGGGCAAGCATGTTTATTCTGCTGCTAATCATCATTGCCATCATTGGACCGTATATTGCACCCTTTGATCCGTACGAGCCGGATTACAACACGACGCTCCAGGGTCCAAGCAAGGAACACTGGGCAGGGACGGATGAATACGGACGCGATATTTTCAGCCGTTTGCTCGTCGGTGCGAGAATTTCACTTGGTGTCAGTTTTCTGGCTGTTTTTTTGGGAGCGGCTGGAGGAATTATTCTTGGATTAATGAGCGGTTATTTTGGCGGCTGGCTGGATCGTCTAATCATGCGGGGCAGTGATGTTATGTTTGCGTTTCCGGATCTGCTGCTGGCAATCGCCATTGTGGCCATTTTAGGACCGGGATTAACAAATGTGGTGATTGCCGTGTCCATTTTCAGCATCCCGTCTTTTGCAAGACTTGTGAGAGGCTCGACATTAGAGGGGAAAGAGACCGTCTTTGTGGAAGCGGCGAAATCAATGGGGGCCTCGCACCGGAGGATTATGTTCAAGCATATTTTTCCTGAAACTCTGGGAAGTTTGATTGTCTTTATTACGATGAGAATTGGAACGGCTATTTTAGCGGCCTCCAGTTTGAGTTTCCTGGGTCTTGGAGCCAGTCCTGAAACACCGGATTGGGGTGCTATGCTCAGCCTTGGCCGTGATTATTTAGGAACAGCTTCCCATGTTGTCATGATGCCGGGATTAGCGATCTTTTTGACAGTGCTTGCTTTCAATCTTGTCGGAGATGGGCTCCGTGATGTCCTGGACCCTAAAACGAAGAATGAGTAAGGGAGATTGAAAAAATGGAGAAGCTATTGCAGATAAACCAGCTGGAGACACAATTTACAAAGGATAAGCAAAAGCTGAAAATTTTACGGGGTGTCAGTTTTCATATCAATAAAGGAGAGGTGCTTGGGCTCGTAGGAGAATCCGGCTGCGGCAAAAGTTTAACCTCCCTGTCGATCATGAAATTATTTAAAGGCACAAGCGGAGAAATATCGGGCGGAAGCATTTCCTTCAAAGGCGAGGATCTTACTCATAAATCAGAGAGGGAAATGAGAAAGATCCGCGGAAAACAAATGGCCATGATTTTTCAGGAGCCGATGACTTCATTAAATCCCGTAATGAAAATAGGAGAACAGCTGCTGGAGCCCATCCGGCTGCATCTTAATTTAAACGAAAAACAGGCTAAGGAGCATGTGATTTTTATTTTAAAGAAAGTTGGGATTCCCCGGGCAGAGGAAATCGTTTATGAATTTCCCCATCAGCTGTCTGGAGGGATGCGGCAAAGGATTATGATTGCCATGGCCATGGCCTGCAATCCACAGCTTCTAATAGCAGATGAACCGACGACTGCACTGGATGTAACGATTCAGGCGCAGATACTGGAATTGATGAAACAGCTGCAGCGAGAGGAAGGCATGTCCGTTCTATTAATAACCCATGATTTGGGTGTAGTGGCGGAAATGTGTGACCGGGTAGCAGTCATGTATGCAGGCCGAGTAGTAGAGGAAGCGAATGTATTCGATTTATTTGAAAGCCCTATGCATCCTTATACGAAAGGACTGATAGGATCTGTTCCAAAAATCGGGCAGAGAAAGGATAAACTGACATCCATTAAAGGGAATGTTCCCGACCCCAGCAATATGCCAAAGGGCTGCAAATTTGCTCCTAGATGCAATGATGCCATGGCTATTTGTTTAGAGGAAGAGCCGGGTGCCACCGATTTGGGAGATGGGAGAATGTGCAGCTGCTGGATGATTGAAGAAGGGAGGAAGAATGTATATGCCTGAGACACTGCTGAAAATAAACGGGCTGAAAAAGTCATTCACGCTTCCGGGTGGCATGTTTGCCAAAAAAAGATCATTAAAGGCAGTTCATGATGTGTCGTTCGGCATTGAGCAGGGAACTACATACAGTCTGGTTGGAGAAAGCGGGTGCGGCAAGTCTACAACAGGACGGCTGATCTCAAGGCTGCTGACTCCCAGCCACGGTGAAATCTGGATTGATGGCGAAGAAATTTCACAAAAGAAAGAATCGCAGCTGAAATTGGTAAGAAAAAAGGTGCAGATGATCTTTCAGGACCCGTATGCATCTCTTAATCCAAGAATGAAAGTAAGAGAGATTATTGCCGAACCGCTTGTGATTCATACGAAACTATCAAAAGCCGAACGGAATCATCTAGTTTCAGAAATGCTCGAAGTCGTTGGACTGACAGAACATCATGCAGACCGGTATGCTCATGAATTCAGCGGCGGCCAGCGCCAGCGGATCGGCATTGCCAGGGCGCTGATTATGAAGCCTAAGCTCATTATAGCTGATGAACCCGTATCCGCTCTTGATGTTTCCATCCAGTCTCAAATCCTGAACTTATTAAAAGATTTGCAGACTGAATTTAATCTTACCTACCTATTTATTTCACATGATTTAAGTGTAGTCGAACACATCAGCGACAGCATTGGAGTTATGTATCTTGGCACAATCGTTGAATCAGGCCCAAAGGATGTCATCTTCTCAAATCCGCAGCATCCTTATACAAAAGCACTGTTATCTTCTGTGCCAGTCCCGGATCCAAGGCTGAGAAGGGAGCGGATTGTCCTGCAGGGAGACTTGCCGAGTCCGGTTAACCCGCCTTCCGGGTGCCGCTTTCATACAAGGTGTCCTGCCTGTATGGATATTTGCAGAACTGTGGAACCAGAGGTGAAAAAAGGGCTGGCTGATGATCATTTTGTTGCATGTCATTTAATGGATTAGCCAAACGTGCCGTTTCAATGAGATATTTCTTAAGGTTTTTTCGCTCTGCAGGAATTTATCGGTCACTTGGCGGTATTTCAGCATTCCTGCAAATTCACTATAAAAATACTGGAAATAGGAGAGGATTTTCATGAAGGTTGGACTTAGCACGTACAGTTTAGTAAGAGAATTAAGAGATGGCAATATGACGGTTCTGGATGTGATCGACTGGATTGCCGAAAATGGCGGGGAGCATATGGAAATTGTCCCTTATGGTTTTTCGGTTGTGGATAATGCGGAGCTGGCACATCAAATTAAGACAAGAGCAGAATCAGCTGGGATTGAACTTTCTGCCTATTCCCTGCCGGCCAATTTTGTTCAGCCAACACAGGAAGCATTCGAACAAGAAGTGGAGAGGCTGAAAGAGCATGTTGATATCGTTAATCTCATGGGTATTAAGATTATGCGCCATGATGTAACAGCATTTCAGCTTAAGCCAGAAGAAATGACAATTCATTACTTTGAAGAGCATTTTGATAAGTTAGTAGAAGGAAGCCGTCAAATCGCAGACTATGCAGCACAATACGGCATTACGACTACCATTGAAAACCACGGATTCAATGTCCAATCGAGCGACCGTGTACAGCGTGTTATTCATGCGGTTAACCGTCCTAACTTCAAAACAACTCTTGATGTCGGCAACTTCCTTTGCATTGATGAGGAACCGCTTGTTGGGGTGAAAAAGAATCTAAAATACGCAGCAACGGTCCATTTAAAAGATTTCTATATTCGCCCATATTTTGAGAATCCGGGTGATGGGGTCTGGTTCAGAACTGTAAATGAAAACTATTTGCGCGGAGCCATCGTTGGCCACGGAGATCTAAATATACGCGAGATTATTAGATTAATTAAGGGTTCCGGTTATGATGGGTACTTGACAGTAGAATTTGAAGGCATGGAAGATTGCAGGACTGGTTCGAAGATTGGCATGGATAATGTAAGAAGATTATGGAATGAAGTGCAGGCAGTGAATGATTCTAAGCCAGTGTTGAAAGGGTGAAGAAAATGGAGCCTTTAAGAGTCTGTATCATAGGAACCGGATCGATATCTGATATGCACTTCAAGTCTTTTGCCAATAATCCTGACGCCATTCTGTATGGAGTTTTTGATTATTCTGAGGAAAGAGCGGAAGCGAAGGCGCTGCAATATGGGATCAGCCATGTATATAGGAATATAGAAGAAGTGTACAGTGACCCAAATGTCGATGCAGTAAGCATTTGCACCTGGAATAATAGCCATGCGGAGTTATCAGCTGGCGCACTCAATGCTGGAAAACATGTCCTGGTAGAAAAGCCTTTGGCCATGAATGTTGAAGAAGCCCTGAAAGTGGAAGCAGCTGCGAGGAATAGTGAGAAAAACCTGCAGGTAGGGTTTGTCCGAAGATTTGCTACAAATACGAAAGTGCTGAAATCATTTATAGATAATGGAACATTAGGCGACATTTATTATGCAAAAGCCTCGTGTCTGCGCCGCCTGGGGAATCCCGGAGGCTGGTTTGCAGACAAGGATCGATCAGGGGGAGGCCCTTTAATTGACCTTGGTGTCCATGTCATCGATGTGTGCTGGTACCTAATGGGCCGTCCAAAAGTGAAGTCTATTTCCGGTAACGTATACAGCAAGCTGGGGAACAGAGGAAATGTCGAGAATTTAAGTTTTTATAAAGCGGCAGATTATCATAAAGACCGGAATACAGTAGAAGATTTAGCGAACGCCCTGATTACCTTTGAGAACGGAGCATCTTTATTTGTGGATGTATCTTATACACTTCATGCGAAACAAGATGAAATTGGAGTCAAATTATATGGCACAAAAGGCGGGGCAGAACTGGAGCCTGAATTGGCCATTATAAGTGAAGAAAATAACACCATTTTGAATATTCACCCGCAAATGGACCATTTAACATTTGATTTTGCCAATGCCTTTCAGAATCAGATTGATTCCTTTGTTTCGAGCTGTATAGCAGGTACAAATCCATTGTCCCCTGTAGAAGATGGGGTGGAAATGATGAAGATCCTTGCTGGCATTTATGAAGCGGCTGATAAGAAATGTGAGGTGACATTTGCCTAAAATGAAGACTGTAAAACTCTCAAATAAAATCGGAGTTATGGTAGATAGCCTGCGTCTGCCCTTGTATGAAGGACTTAAAGTCTGCAAGGATATGGGGGCTGATGGTGTACAAATATATGCGGTTGAAGGAGAAATGGCTCCTGAAAATATGGATCAAACTTCCCGTAAAAAACTTAAGAGCTATTTAGATTCCATTGGCCTTGAAATATCTGCCCTTTGCGGTGACCTCGGGGGACATGGGTTTCAGGATGCTGAGCAAAATCTAATTAAAATCGAAAAATCCAAACGCATTTTGGATCTCGCTGCAGAATTGGGTACAAATATTGTGACGACGCATATTGGCATTATACCAGAGGAGCAGGATAGCCCCATTTACGCAGCCATGCAGGCAGCATGTGAAGAGCTGGCTGTTTACGCAAGAAGCATGGATGCCTATTTTGCCATTGAGACAGGTCCTGAACCATCTGTCAGGCTCAAAAACTTTCTGGATACCCTGAGCACGAATGGGGTATCAGTTAATTTTGATCCGGCGAATATGGTGATGGTAACCGGTGATGACCCGGCAGAGGGGGTAAGACTCCTTAAGGATTATATTGTCCATACCCATGTGAAGGATGGCAGGAGGCTAAAGCCTGCTGATCCCCGTGATGTATACGGGTTCCTCGGATATGGAGGAGGCACAGACCATGCAAAAATTGCAGAAATGGTTGCCTCTGGTGAGTATTTTAGGGAGCTGCCTCTCGGAAAGGGAGAGGTTGATTTCCAGGCTTACTTTGATGCTTTGAACGAAATCAATTATCAGGGGTACTTAACCATTGAAAGAGAAGTGGGCCAAAATCCAATCCGTGATATTGCGGAAGCAGTAGAATTCATCAAAAACTTTAGGTAAATGGATTCATGCTTTGAACAAAGTGTATAATGGGAGAGGGATTTCCAATGTAAGCTTCCAAAAGGGATAGAGTTTTTTCTTTTGGAAGCTTAAACGAACTGGCGCAGAAAAGTGCTCAAGTTTTTAAAGGATGATGTTGGTTTTCCCAATGAAGGCGAGAGTCAACACGATTCTTTAAATGCACCTTCAGAGTGGTAAGTCTAAATCTGCAGGCATAAAGAAGGTAGGATAATGGAGAAACATGATCAGCTCTTAATGAAAAGACAAAATAAAAATCTTGTTCTTGATATTTTAAAGACTAAGTCTCCTATATCAAGGATTGATATCGCGAAAATGACAGGGATGAGCCCTACTTCCATAACACGTATTGTCAATGAGCTTCAGCTGCAGGGATACGTAAGGGAGACAAAAGCAGTTGCATCCGGAGTCGGGAGAAAAGCGACTTTGCTGGAAGTTT is a genomic window containing:
- the phnC gene encoding phosphonate ABC transporter ATP-binding protein, translated to MTALLEVNHLTKQFGKGSKALTDVSFSVQEGEFVSIIGPSGAGKSTLLRCINRMIDATGGDIRFQDLHVMDLKKKELKQVRTKIGMIFQHYNLVNRLSVIENTLHGKLGTKSTLAGVLGIYSKEEKQQAIQILNVLGLNEMIYKRADQLSGGQKQRVGIARALIQNPRMLLCDEPIASLDPNSAKVIMDYLKKVSTTMGITVVVNLHQVDVAIKYSDRIIGINKGQAVYNGTAKGMTSEDIQRIYGSEAEDLIFDIGGIHAG
- a CDS encoding ABC transporter permease subunit, with the translated sequence MQADIFAKKKRNTLAFLLLLGAVTILAMIITEYNALKGFASIPKAIQWGMANFYPTAESLEKLPVILEKLQETLLVSIAATSAAAVFALLFSIFGSNTTRVNAFFGAITRGIATVFRNIDVAAWALILLFSFGQSALTGYFALFFGSFGFLTRAFTETIDEVSGGSVEALKATGAGYFSIIFQSVIPSSIPQMISWILFMIETNIRSATLIGLLTGSGIGFTFNLYYKSLAYDTASLVVVVIIAAILMIEYASNYVRKVIL
- a CDS encoding ABC transporter permease subunit — translated: MEVKEQLRNVTVPADHSIGQRMPAKPFNKAVIVTRLTLFTLAVLTIYAFYSFDYKELDFMDALLGTFANLKTIFLEPHLKHFSFGHALYQVMVTLGLAFLTTLFGAIIAVLFGLLAAENLSSKKVSIVIKSMVAFIRAVPTVLWVLIFAVAAGLGSTAAVIGMTFHSIGYLIKAYSESFEELDRGVIEALQASGANWWQIVFQAVIPSSITYMISWTFLRFEINFAVAVAMGAAAGAGGIGFDMFMASSFYLDMREIGAITYFILAVAIILEVFAARIKRKLKTA
- a CDS encoding glutathione ABC transporter substrate-binding protein is translated as MRRVNVWKMLFVALVSAILLAGCSSEESGGTSEKENSGKSASGKDQELVIAVNENFISMDPHNTGDTNSNSVQTAMLEGLLGSDEEGQIIPQLAEEYSVSDDALEYSFKLRQGVTFHDGESFNAEAVKTSFERIMNDESLRLNSRGFNLITSIDVIDDYQVKVTLKEPYAGMLTRFVSAKILSPKLINDSSGDIGKTPVGTGPFKFVEWVQGDHLTVERFDDYWNKADRVKKITYKPVPENGSRVAMLKTGEAHVIYPAPVQNLKELESNSDVEIHKIPSTIARYVSINTMKEPYDDVRIRQAINYAVNKEAFISVVNSGYGLPLDSIIPSKTQFYSKQETYDHNIEKAKELMKEAGFEDGFNAEIWGNTNSDTLKGMQFIQQQLKEIGITVEIKSMEEGTLSDEIYGAQTPEEAKVQMWYVSWSAYPSDTTNATKPLFSSSSFPPDGANTAYYKNDDVDKWITEVNQTADPDKQAEIYSNIQSTIYKDAPWIFLGVDEILAGSRSNVEGVFISPTGGINVTDANLK
- the gsiC gene encoding glutathione ABC transporter permease GsiC; the protein is MLQYILKRILEMIPILFIVSILIFFFTHLIPGDPARLVAGKDATLEEVNIIRAELGLDKPIWDQYITYMSNLFQGDLGTSLKTGLPVSEMFADRFMPSIYLTFMSMGWALVLGLLIGTLSAVFKNKWPDYLGMVTAVSGISMPGFWLGLILIQIFSVKLGWFPTGGAESWKSYILPSLTLGAGIMSMLARFTRSSLLETLRADFIRTGRAKGLKESVVIPKHALRNSLIPVVTIAGLQFGFLLGGSVVVETVFSFPGMGRLLIDSIAFRDYPVIQAELLLFSIEFILVNLIVDIMYSMLNPKIRYVS
- a CDS encoding ABC transporter permease subunit gives rise to the protein MEIIKEVNAYTPVIPKKKYSPVKEFFKNWKKQKTAFWASMFILLLIIIAIIGPYIAPFDPYEPDYNTTLQGPSKEHWAGTDEYGRDIFSRLLVGARISLGVSFLAVFLGAAGGIILGLMSGYFGGWLDRLIMRGSDVMFAFPDLLLAIAIVAILGPGLTNVVIAVSIFSIPSFARLVRGSTLEGKETVFVEAAKSMGASHRRIMFKHIFPETLGSLIVFITMRIGTAILAASSLSFLGLGASPETPDWGAMLSLGRDYLGTASHVVMMPGLAIFLTVLAFNLVGDGLRDVLDPKTKNE
- a CDS encoding ABC transporter ATP-binding protein, whose amino-acid sequence is MEKLLQINQLETQFTKDKQKLKILRGVSFHINKGEVLGLVGESGCGKSLTSLSIMKLFKGTSGEISGGSISFKGEDLTHKSEREMRKIRGKQMAMIFQEPMTSLNPVMKIGEQLLEPIRLHLNLNEKQAKEHVIFILKKVGIPRAEEIVYEFPHQLSGGMRQRIMIAMAMACNPQLLIADEPTTALDVTIQAQILELMKQLQREEGMSVLLITHDLGVVAEMCDRVAVMYAGRVVEEANVFDLFESPMHPYTKGLIGSVPKIGQRKDKLTSIKGNVPDPSNMPKGCKFAPRCNDAMAICLEEEPGATDLGDGRMCSCWMIEEGRKNVYA
- a CDS encoding dipeptide ABC transporter ATP-binding protein, producing the protein MPETLLKINGLKKSFTLPGGMFAKKRSLKAVHDVSFGIEQGTTYSLVGESGCGKSTTGRLISRLLTPSHGEIWIDGEEISQKKESQLKLVRKKVQMIFQDPYASLNPRMKVREIIAEPLVIHTKLSKAERNHLVSEMLEVVGLTEHHADRYAHEFSGGQRQRIGIARALIMKPKLIIADEPVSALDVSIQSQILNLLKDLQTEFNLTYLFISHDLSVVEHISDSIGVMYLGTIVESGPKDVIFSNPQHPYTKALLSSVPVPDPRLRRERIVLQGDLPSPVNPPSGCRFHTRCPACMDICRTVEPEVKKGLADDHFVACHLMD
- a CDS encoding sugar phosphate isomerase/epimerase family protein; translation: MKVGLSTYSLVRELRDGNMTVLDVIDWIAENGGEHMEIVPYGFSVVDNAELAHQIKTRAESAGIELSAYSLPANFVQPTQEAFEQEVERLKEHVDIVNLMGIKIMRHDVTAFQLKPEEMTIHYFEEHFDKLVEGSRQIADYAAQYGITTTIENHGFNVQSSDRVQRVIHAVNRPNFKTTLDVGNFLCIDEEPLVGVKKNLKYAATVHLKDFYIRPYFENPGDGVWFRTVNENYLRGAIVGHGDLNIREIIRLIKGSGYDGYLTVEFEGMEDCRTGSKIGMDNVRRLWNEVQAVNDSKPVLKG
- a CDS encoding Gfo/Idh/MocA family oxidoreductase translates to MEPLRVCIIGTGSISDMHFKSFANNPDAILYGVFDYSEERAEAKALQYGISHVYRNIEEVYSDPNVDAVSICTWNNSHAELSAGALNAGKHVLVEKPLAMNVEEALKVEAAARNSEKNLQVGFVRRFATNTKVLKSFIDNGTLGDIYYAKASCLRRLGNPGGWFADKDRSGGGPLIDLGVHVIDVCWYLMGRPKVKSISGNVYSKLGNRGNVENLSFYKAADYHKDRNTVEDLANALITFENGASLFVDVSYTLHAKQDEIGVKLYGTKGGAELEPELAIISEENNTILNIHPQMDHLTFDFANAFQNQIDSFVSSCIAGTNPLSPVEDGVEMMKILAGIYEAADKKCEVTFA